A genome region from Microcella alkaliphila includes the following:
- a CDS encoding ArsR/SmtB family transcription factor, producing the protein MDALTDDQVDALFRALADRTRRDIVARVIHREQSVSALAERYEMSFAAVQKHVSVLERASLVSKRRRGREQIVTADRDAVQRARAVLDSYEALWRHRADQITALLAED; encoded by the coding sequence ATGGATGCCCTCACCGACGATCAGGTCGACGCCCTGTTCCGCGCGCTCGCCGATCGCACGCGGCGCGACATCGTCGCCCGCGTCATCCACCGCGAACAAAGCGTGTCGGCGCTCGCGGAGCGCTACGAGATGAGCTTTGCCGCGGTGCAAAAGCATGTTTCGGTGCTGGAGCGCGCATCCCTGGTGTCGAAGCGCCGGCGCGGCCGCGAACAGATCGTGACGGCGGACCGCGATGCCGTGCAGCGCGCGCGGGCGGTGCTCGACAGCTACGAAGCCCTCTGGCGGCACCGGGCCGACCAGATCACCGCCCTCCTCGCTGAGGACTGA
- a CDS encoding SRPBCC family protein: MTVRDHAIDRDALTLTFVAEFTAPVERVWQVWADPRQLERWWGPPEWPATFTRHELEPGGEMRYVMTGPDGETSAGWWRMTDVDAPHRLAFDDGFADADGNPVPDMPVTHAEARLEDAGEGTTRMTLVSTFPSLEALDELAQMGMVEGMSSAMAQIDALLAEG, encoded by the coding sequence ATGACCGTGCGTGACCACGCGATCGACCGTGACGCGCTCACCCTGACGTTCGTCGCGGAATTCACCGCGCCCGTCGAGCGCGTGTGGCAGGTGTGGGCCGACCCGCGCCAGCTCGAGCGGTGGTGGGGTCCGCCGGAGTGGCCGGCCACCTTCACGCGGCACGAGCTCGAGCCGGGCGGCGAGATGCGTTACGTCATGACCGGGCCCGACGGCGAGACCTCGGCTGGCTGGTGGCGCATGACCGACGTTGACGCACCGCACCGGTTGGCATTCGACGACGGGTTCGCCGACGCCGACGGGAATCCCGTGCCCGACATGCCCGTCACCCACGCGGAGGCACGGTTGGAGGATGCGGGGGAGGGCACAACGCGCATGACCCTCGTCTCGACGTTTCCGAGCCTCGAGGCGCTTGATGAGTTGGCTCAGATGGGCATGGTCGAGGGCATGTCGTCGGCGATGGCGCAGATCGACGCGCTGCTCGCCGAGGGGTAG
- a CDS encoding transglutaminase-like domain-containing protein, which produces MRRTCTADMTLSASGDARLVLSVVTHSTLEGVHDELTVTQGGEPIVVSELRDAHGNRIHVCDVGEGEVSIGYRATVTGRAEPQRVTPLDEITFLRPSRYCEADELVATAAREFAGLTGTDLVAGVSSWVGMHLDYVPGSSLPTDGAVRTLLSGKGVCRDYAHLVVALMRALDVPARLVSVYAPGLTPMDFHAVAEIAVDGLWRVVDATALAPRSSLVRIATGRDAADTAFLSIHGAFVDLTELTVSATADELPSDDVRELVSLT; this is translated from the coding sequence ATGCGCCGAACCTGCACCGCCGACATGACACTCTCCGCGAGCGGGGATGCACGGCTCGTGCTGTCCGTCGTCACTCACTCGACCCTTGAGGGCGTCCACGACGAACTCACGGTGACGCAGGGCGGCGAGCCCATCGTCGTGAGCGAACTGCGCGACGCCCACGGCAACCGCATTCACGTGTGCGATGTGGGGGAGGGGGAAGTCAGCATCGGCTACCGGGCGACCGTGACGGGCCGCGCCGAACCGCAGCGGGTAACGCCGCTCGACGAGATCACGTTCCTGCGCCCCAGCCGCTACTGCGAGGCCGACGAGCTCGTCGCTACCGCGGCGCGCGAATTCGCCGGGCTGACCGGCACCGACCTGGTCGCCGGCGTCAGCTCGTGGGTCGGCATGCACCTTGACTACGTGCCGGGCTCGAGCCTGCCGACCGACGGCGCCGTGCGCACCCTGCTCAGCGGAAAGGGGGTGTGCCGCGACTACGCGCACCTTGTCGTCGCGCTCATGCGCGCCCTCGACGTGCCCGCCCGACTCGTCTCGGTCTACGCTCCGGGCCTCACCCCGATGGACTTCCACGCCGTCGCCGAGATCGCCGTCGACGGTCTCTGGCGGGTCGTGGATGCGACGGCTCTCGCCCCGCGCTCATCGCTCGTGCGCATCGCGACCGGCCGCGACGCCGCCGACACGGCGTTCTTGAGCATCCACGGCGCGTTCGTCGACCTGACCGAGCTCACGGTCTCGGCGACCGCCGACGAGTTGCCGAGCGACGACGTGCGCGAGCTGGTCTCACTCACGTGA
- a CDS encoding NAD(P)H-hydrate epimerase, whose product MSGVLAPPFPAPLIDWSVADVSAAERSLLAAGEPLMQRAADGLAEVVRAELASMRNDGGSRGTAPRVLALVGAGNNGGDALWACARVAADGVPVAVLATAASIHEAGRDAAVAAGARLIDAAQLDEALDSVDVIVDGILGIGSAGRAALRGDARDVVLRVRAHPRFGALRIVACDQPSGVDADSGDVPDPDAVLPAAVTVTFGAVKRGLLRPPASTVVGALRLVDIGLTRPGGRLPHTSRE is encoded by the coding sequence GTGTCCGGGGTACTCGCGCCGCCCTTCCCGGCCCCCCTCATCGACTGGAGCGTCGCCGACGTCAGCGCCGCCGAGAGGTCGCTGCTCGCGGCGGGCGAACCGCTCATGCAGCGCGCCGCCGACGGGCTCGCCGAGGTGGTGCGCGCTGAACTCGCGTCCATGAGGAACGACGGCGGGTCGCGCGGCACTGCGCCGCGGGTGCTCGCGCTCGTCGGCGCCGGCAACAACGGCGGCGACGCGCTGTGGGCGTGCGCGCGCGTCGCGGCAGACGGCGTGCCGGTGGCGGTGTTGGCGACGGCGGCGAGCATCCATGAGGCGGGGCGGGATGCGGCGGTCGCCGCCGGCGCGCGCCTCATCGACGCGGCGCAGCTCGACGAGGCACTCGACAGCGTCGACGTGATCGTCGACGGCATTCTCGGCATCGGGTCTGCGGGCCGGGCGGCGCTGCGCGGTGACGCACGCGACGTGGTGCTCCGGGTGCGGGCGCACCCGCGATTCGGTGCCCTGCGGATCGTCGCGTGCGATCAGCCAAGCGGGGTCGACGCCGACAGCGGCGACGTACCCGACCCCGACGCGGTGCTGCCCGCCGCCGTCACGGTCACGTTCGGCGCGGTGAAGCGGGGGCTGTTGCGACCGCCGGCGAGCACGGTGGTCGGCGCGTTGCGCCTTGTCGACATTGGGCTGACGCGACCGGGCGGCAGGCTCCCGCACACGTCACGTGAGTGA
- a CDS encoding DUF1304 family protein — protein sequence MLIAALALLGFGVLFHGAAFVLESLLWGRPVTRRLFGVRGDDAVAATRLLAVNQGIYNLVLAAITTTGLVLLIGDASSIVGATLALAGGAAMTVAGLTLLVIARRAWQAALVQAAPPALGCALLITSLATAGV from the coding sequence ATGCTCATCGCGGCGCTCGCACTACTGGGTTTCGGCGTGCTCTTTCACGGCGCGGCGTTCGTACTCGAGTCCCTTCTCTGGGGCCGCCCCGTCACGCGGCGGCTGTTTGGTGTGCGCGGCGACGATGCAGTCGCCGCCACACGCCTGCTCGCCGTCAATCAGGGCATCTACAACCTCGTGCTCGCCGCGATCACGACCACGGGGCTCGTGCTGTTGATCGGCGATGCCAGCTCGATCGTCGGGGCAACCCTCGCTCTCGCTGGGGGCGCGGCGATGACGGTCGCCGGGCTCACGCTGCTCGTCATCGCCCGCCGCGCCTGGCAGGCGGCGCTTGTGCAGGCCGCTCCCCCGGCTCTCGGATGCGCGCTGCTCATCACCTCCCTCGCCACCGCGGGCGTCTAG
- a CDS encoding NAD(P)/FAD-dependent oxidoreductase produces the protein MPRRASGAAPAPAPARNGEISYWMSDLGPVPVGEPLAVDAEADVVIVGAGYTGLWIAYYLAERDPSLSIVVLEQHRVGYGASGRNGGWLTNTITGGHDAYAARHGAEAVRAFQHELNATVDEVLDVCAREGIDAEATKGGSLLVARNEAQRRRIAKYVDHAEKWPEEGVVELSAAESRARVNVADTRGGLWQPHCARIHPAKLAMGLADAVRRRGVRIYEGTRVTDIEQGVARTEHGVVRARHVLRATEGFTTRLPGKKRDWLPLNSSMIITEPLTDAMWGEIGWHGFETLEDLSHVYAYAQRTPDGRIAIGGRGTPYLWASRFDTDGLTDEATWSSLSALVREWFPVIGDVGIAHTWSGVLGVPRNWRATVQYDAETGLGAAGGYVGTGVTATNLAGRTLADLVTGADTSITRLPWVGQRTRRWEPEPLRWVATRVIYGAYRYADRSEFRGLTHTSRVARIADVISGR, from the coding sequence ATGCCACGACGCGCATCCGGCGCCGCCCCCGCGCCCGCCCCCGCCCGCAACGGCGAGATCTCGTACTGGATGTCAGACCTCGGCCCCGTACCCGTCGGCGAGCCGCTGGCCGTCGACGCGGAGGCCGACGTCGTCATCGTCGGTGCCGGCTACACCGGCCTGTGGATCGCCTACTACCTCGCTGAGCGCGACCCATCGCTGTCGATCGTTGTGCTCGAGCAGCACCGCGTGGGATACGGGGCGTCGGGCCGCAACGGTGGGTGGCTGACGAACACGATCACCGGCGGGCACGACGCCTACGCAGCGAGGCATGGCGCCGAGGCCGTGCGCGCATTTCAACACGAGTTGAACGCAACCGTCGACGAGGTGCTTGACGTCTGCGCGCGCGAAGGAATTGATGCTGAAGCGACAAAAGGTGGCAGCCTGCTCGTCGCGCGCAACGAGGCCCAGCGCCGTCGCATCGCGAAATATGTCGACCACGCCGAAAAGTGGCCCGAGGAGGGCGTCGTCGAGTTGAGCGCCGCCGAGAGTCGCGCCCGGGTCAACGTCGCCGACACGCGTGGCGGGCTGTGGCAGCCGCACTGCGCGCGTATCCACCCCGCGAAGCTGGCGATGGGCCTCGCCGACGCCGTGCGCCGCCGAGGCGTGCGCATCTACGAGGGCACGCGCGTGACCGACATCGAGCAGGGGGTCGCGCGCACCGAGCACGGCGTCGTGCGCGCCCGCCACGTGCTGCGGGCCACCGAGGGCTTCACGACCCGGCTGCCCGGCAAGAAGCGCGACTGGCTGCCGCTGAACTCGTCGATGATCATCACCGAGCCGCTCACCGACGCCATGTGGGGCGAGATCGGCTGGCATGGGTTCGAAACGCTCGAAGACCTCTCGCACGTGTACGCCTACGCGCAGCGCACTCCCGACGGCCGCATCGCGATCGGTGGCCGCGGCACGCCGTACCTCTGGGCGAGCCGCTTCGACACGGATGGGCTGACCGACGAAGCGACGTGGTCGAGCCTGTCGGCGCTCGTGCGAGAGTGGTTCCCCGTCATCGGAGACGTGGGCATCGCCCACACCTGGAGCGGCGTGCTCGGCGTGCCCCGCAATTGGCGGGCGACCGTGCAGTACGACGCGGAAACGGGGCTTGGGGCGGCCGGCGGCTACGTCGGCACGGGCGTCACCGCCACGAACCTCGCCGGGCGCACCCTCGCCGACCTCGTGACCGGCGCCGACACCTCGATCACGAGACTGCCGTGGGTCGGCCAGCGCACCCGAAGGTGGGAGCCCGAGCCGCTGCGGTGGGTCGCCACGCGGGTCATCTACGGTGCGTACCGCTACGCCGATCGGTCAGAGTTCCGCGGCCTCACCCACACCTCGCGCGTGGCGCGCATCGCCGACGTGATCAGCGGGCGCTGA
- a CDS encoding hemolysin family protein: MTEAVILLIVGIVAILLIIAANGYFVAQEFAYMSVDRVKLGARAAAGDRSAQRALEVTKRTSFMLSGAQLGITVTGLLVGYVAEPLVGESLGVLLGGVGVPSGVSVAVGTVGVLVVAAVVQMIFGELFPKNLAIANPEPVARFLARSTTIYLAAFGWLITIFDKSANAFLRLLRIEPVHDLDTSASAADLEHIIDDSRESGDLPEGLSIILDRILDFPNQDVEHAMIPRAHVDIVRPTATIDEVRTLMATGHTRYPVVNDDEEPIGVVQLADVLRSPLPGDRPVTELMREALVVPTLMRLPDALAQLTGTRNELACVIDEYGGFAGVLTLEDLAEEVVGEITDEHDAELDEVVERLADDEWSMDGDVHVDEVERAVGHDLPAGDYETIAGLLIAARGDLPGVGEVITVELPIEGGDFVDDDPVRRYLEIEVLEIDRHVPSELRVRLIERAATGPVDIVAADEASDDDDADRASIEGDAR, from the coding sequence GTGACCGAGGCTGTCATTCTTCTCATCGTCGGCATTGTCGCCATCCTGCTGATCATCGCCGCGAACGGCTACTTCGTCGCGCAAGAATTCGCGTACATGTCGGTCGACCGCGTCAAGCTCGGGGCGCGCGCCGCGGCGGGCGACCGCTCGGCACAGCGGGCACTCGAGGTCACGAAGCGCACGTCGTTCATGCTGTCGGGCGCCCAACTCGGCATCACCGTGACCGGCCTGCTCGTCGGCTACGTGGCCGAGCCCCTCGTGGGCGAATCGCTCGGCGTGCTGCTCGGCGGTGTCGGCGTGCCGAGCGGCGTCTCGGTCGCCGTCGGCACGGTCGGCGTGCTCGTGGTTGCGGCCGTCGTGCAAATGATCTTCGGCGAACTGTTTCCGAAGAACCTTGCGATCGCCAACCCCGAACCGGTCGCTCGTTTCCTGGCGCGCTCGACCACGATCTACTTGGCCGCCTTCGGCTGGCTGATCACGATCTTCGACAAGTCGGCCAACGCCTTCCTACGCCTGTTGCGCATCGAGCCAGTGCACGACCTCGACACGAGCGCGTCGGCTGCCGACCTCGAGCACATCATCGACGACTCGCGCGAGAGCGGCGACCTGCCCGAAGGGTTGTCGATCATCCTCGACCGTATCCTCGACTTCCCGAACCAAGACGTCGAGCACGCCATGATTCCGCGCGCGCACGTCGACATCGTTCGCCCGACCGCGACGATCGACGAAGTGCGCACCCTCATGGCGACGGGTCACACGCGCTACCCCGTCGTCAACGACGACGAGGAGCCGATCGGTGTCGTGCAGCTGGCCGACGTGCTACGCAGCCCACTTCCCGGTGACCGGCCCGTCACCGAGCTCATGCGCGAGGCGCTCGTCGTGCCGACACTCATGCGGCTTCCCGACGCGCTTGCGCAGCTCACCGGCACCCGCAACGAGCTCGCCTGCGTCATCGACGAGTACGGCGGATTCGCGGGCGTGCTCACGCTCGAAGATCTCGCCGAAGAGGTCGTCGGTGAGATCACCGACGAGCACGACGCAGAGCTCGACGAGGTCGTCGAGCGCCTCGCCGACGACGAGTGGAGCATGGACGGCGACGTTCACGTTGACGAGGTGGAACGCGCCGTCGGCCACGACCTCCCCGCCGGCGACTACGAGACGATCGCGGGGCTGTTGATTGCGGCCCGCGGCGACCTCCCCGGCGTCGGTGAAGTGATCACGGTCGAACTGCCCATCGAAGGCGGCGACTTCGTCGACGATGATCCGGTTCGCCGCTACCTCGAGATCGAGGTGCTCGAGATCGACCGGCACGTGCCGAGCGAGCTGCGCGTGCGGCTCATCGAGCGCGCCGCGACGGGCCCCGTCGACATCGTGGCCGCCGACGAGGCGAGCGACGACGATGACGCGGACCGCGCATCCATCGAGGGGGATGCACGATGA
- a CDS encoding CNNM domain-containing protein, which yields MSALTILLITIGLIVLSAFFVVIEFALLGARRHRLEEEAATSRSARAALRSVNELTMMLAVAQLGITACTFALGAITKPGVEALLEPAFAGWMPEWLSTTIAFVLALLVVTFLHLVVGEMAPKSWAIAHPELSAKVIGLPSRAFVTVLRPLLTAINAIANRLVAATGVEPVDRAAVGGQDAATIRHLVEHSAQAGVLEPEVRSQISGVLDLQTMVVETLIGSGARPSTVAADASVADVQATARRTGHLRILIDDGDDDGLPGVVHVRDTLLADPTEPASTFARPAYRIEAGTLVHEALTMMQADSVQLAIIMRGTEMVGVVTLADVLRHVLPPVVATAGVR from the coding sequence ATGAGCGCCCTGACGATCCTTCTGATCACGATCGGCCTAATCGTGCTGTCGGCGTTCTTCGTCGTTATCGAGTTCGCGCTGCTCGGCGCCCGCCGCCACCGCCTGGAAGAGGAGGCGGCCACCAGCCGCTCTGCCCGCGCCGCGCTGCGCAGCGTCAACGAGCTGACCATGATGCTCGCCGTCGCTCAGCTCGGCATCACGGCCTGCACCTTCGCGCTCGGTGCGATTACCAAGCCCGGGGTCGAAGCCCTCCTGGAGCCTGCATTTGCAGGGTGGATGCCGGAGTGGCTGTCGACCACCATTGCGTTCGTGCTCGCGCTACTCGTGGTCACGTTCTTGCACCTCGTCGTGGGAGAGATGGCGCCAAAGTCGTGGGCCATTGCCCACCCGGAGCTGTCGGCGAAGGTCATCGGCCTGCCGTCGCGCGCCTTCGTCACCGTGCTCCGACCGCTGCTGACGGCCATCAACGCGATCGCCAACCGGCTCGTCGCCGCGACCGGCGTCGAGCCGGTCGACCGTGCCGCGGTCGGCGGGCAGGACGCGGCCACCATTCGCCACCTCGTCGAGCACTCGGCGCAGGCCGGCGTGCTCGAACCGGAGGTGCGCAGTCAGATCTCGGGCGTGCTCGACCTGCAGACGATGGTCGTCGAGACACTCATCGGCTCGGGGGCGCGGCCGTCGACCGTGGCCGCGGATGCGAGCGTTGCCGACGTGCAGGCGACCGCGCGGCGCACCGGTCACCTTCGCATCCTCATCGATGACGGAGACGACGACGGACTGCCGGGCGTCGTGCACGTGAGGGATACGTTGCTCGCCGACCCCACGGAGCCCGCGTCGACCTTCGCGCGACCTGCCTACCGCATCGAGGCGGGCACGCTCGTGCACGAGGCGCTGACGATGATGCAGGCCGACAGTGTTCAGCTGGCGATCATCATGCGCGGCACCGAGATGGTCGGCGTGGTCACGCTCGCTGACGTCCTGCGTCACGTGCTTCCGCCGGTCGTGGCAAC